Proteins from one Scyliorhinus canicula chromosome 24, sScyCan1.1, whole genome shotgun sequence genomic window:
- the senp8 gene encoding sentrin-specific protease 8 has translation MDPVILSYHDSLVRRSDLSLLNPPNWLNDHIIAFAFEYFANEQYKELLDSSCFISPEVTQFIKCMASQEELAIFLEPLELPQKSLVFLAVNDNSVQAAGGSHWSLLFYNRDMNCFSHYDSCSNMNASHARQIARKLQHFLGTKSEVPFVEESAPVQKNSYDCGMYVVCNTEALCEQYLRRDHRPPVLVVTPAYITQKRVSWKRLIEHLSRK, from the coding sequence ATGGATCCTGTGATCCTCAGCTACCATGACAGTTTAGTGCGACGATCCGATCTCTCACTCCTCAACCCACCCAACTGGCTCAATGACCACATCATAGCGTTTGCTTTTGAGTACTTTGCCAATGAGCAGTACAAGGAGCTGTTGGACAGCTCCTGCTTCATCAGCCCAGAGGTTACCCAGTTTATCAAGTGCATGGCCAGCCAGGAGGAGCTGGCCATCTTTCTAGAGCCGCTGGAGCTGCCACAGAAAAGCTTGGTCTTCCTCGCGGTCAATGACAACTCTGTACAGGCAGCTGGTGGGTCCCACTGGAGCTTGCTGTTCTACAACAGAGATATGAACTGCTTCAGCCACTATGATTCCTGCAGCAATATGAATGCAAGCCATGCCCGGCAGATAGCCAGGAAGCTGCAACACTTCCTGGGAACCAAATCCGAAGTGCCCTTCGTTGAGGAGTCAGCGCCAGTCCAGAAGAACAGCTACGATTGCGGGATGTATGTGGTGTGCAATACAGAGGCTCTTTGCGAGCAGTACCTCAGGAGGGACCACAGGCCACCAGTGCTGGTCGTCACCCCAGCCTACATTACCCAGAAGAGAGTCAGCTGGAAAAGACTAATTGAACATTTGTCAAGGAAATGA